The Candidatus Accumulibacter similis genome has a segment encoding these proteins:
- a CDS encoding monovalent cation/H(+) antiporter subunit G, with protein sequence MSVVLDAFSIVAIVAGLVFFLAGTVGLLRFPDAYTRLHALTKADNLGVALVVTGLLPQMDGLLAALKLLLVWLLLMLSSAAVSQLIAHSARRRDCSE encoded by the coding sequence GTGAGCGTCGTGCTCGATGCCTTCAGCATCGTCGCCATCGTCGCCGGCCTGGTGTTCTTTCTCGCCGGTACGGTCGGCCTGTTGCGCTTTCCCGACGCCTACACGCGGCTGCATGCGCTGACCAAGGCCGACAACCTCGGCGTCGCGCTGGTGGTCACCGGTCTGCTGCCGCAGATGGATGGTTTGCTCGCGGCGCTGAAGCTGCTGCTCGTGTGGCTGCTGCTGATGCTGTCGAGCGCGGCGGTATCGCAGCTAATCGCGCACTCGGCAAGGCGCCGGGACTGCAGCGAATGA